One Negativicutes bacterium genomic window carries:
- a CDS encoding MinD/ParA family protein, translated as MDQAKMLRRLVEERQKNENGPKIIAITSGKGGVGKTNFTVNLAIAMAMCGKKILIIDADLGMANVDVILGTTPQYNLLNLLDDNLSLEEIMATGPHDIKYISGGSGLEKLANLNINELEYIIDKIDQCEYVADYIFIDTGAGLNKNVLNFIIAADEVILLTTPEPTAITDAYAIMKAYSYYSKQSLIGVVVNRIFEDNEEELVLSKLSKTAEKFLDLYVKKIGGIYEDRNLIKAVKAQQPVLMAYPNTIASRCIKDIAYNMINDVQLTRYGGLRGFLDKLRRILR; from the coding sequence ATGGATCAAGCAAAAATGTTGCGTAGACTAGTTGAAGAACGACAAAAAAATGAGAATGGTCCGAAGATAATCGCCATAACGAGTGGAAAAGGTGGCGTTGGTAAAACTAATTTTACCGTTAATTTGGCAATTGCAATGGCGATGTGTGGTAAAAAAATATTAATAATTGATGCCGATCTAGGGATGGCAAATGTTGATGTTATTTTAGGAACTACGCCACAATATAACTTATTGAACTTGCTAGATGATAACTTAAGCTTAGAAGAAATAATGGCGACTGGGCCACATGATATAAAATATATCTCAGGTGGTTCTGGTTTGGAAAAACTGGCCAATTTAAATATTAATGAATTAGAATATATTATTGATAAAATTGATCAATGTGAATATGTTGCAGATTACATTTTTATTGATACTGGTGCTGGTCTTAACAAAAATGTACTGAATTTTATTATTGCGGCTGATGAAGTTATTTTATTAACGACACCAGAACCTACTGCAATTACGGATGCATATGCTATAATGAAAGCATACAGTTATTATTCAAAACAATCCTTAATTGGGGTTGTGGTTAATAGAATTTTTGAAGATAATGAAGAAGAGTTGGTGTTAAGTAAATTAAGTAAAACCGCTGAAAAATTCTTGGATTTATACGTAAAAAAAATAGGTGGCATCTATGAAGATCGTAATTTAATAAAAGCAGTAAAAGCACAACAACCGGTGCTGATGGCATATCCTAATACTATTGCTTCGCGTTGTATAAAAGACATTGCTTACAATATGATTAATGATGTTCAATTAACCAGGTATGGTGGTTTAAGAGGATTTTTGGATAAATTACGCAGAATTTTACGATAA